One region of Vitis vinifera cultivar Pinot Noir 40024 chromosome 1, ASM3070453v1 genomic DNA includes:
- the LOC100852659 gene encoding U-box domain-containing protein 21, protein MISSWRRRRAGRRAAKLQQHAEDDIGSMELTTPNHFRCPISLDLMKDPVTLSTGITYDRESIEMWIEAGNRTCPITNQVLRSLEPIPNHTIRKMIQDWCVENRSFGIERIPTPRIPLSSVEVTDMLSKFKMAYRREDEAGCRELVAKMKSKGKESERNKRCIVINGAAGVLSAAFEAFSSASFDKYVAVLEDILAALTWMSPLDGEAKSYLSSAASLNCLVWLLKSGDLSARGNAVSTLKELLSSDKRKVYALSEIEGAKEALVKLVKEPICPTATKTSLVVIFHMVSSSPSNEDTKVRFVEMGLVELLLELLVDSEKSVCEKALGVLDGICGCEEGREKAYGHALTMPVLVKKLLRVSDLATEFSVSILWKLSKNEKREDGSVLVEALQVGAFQKLLLLLQVGCSDRTKEKATELLKLLNIHRERLECIDSMDFKDLKRPF, encoded by the coding sequence ATGATTTCTTCTTGGAGAAGGCGGAGAGCTGGGCGGAGAGCAGCCAAGCTGCAGCAACACGCAGAAGATGATATTGGAAGCATGGAATTGACTACTCCTAATCATTTTCGGTGTCCGATATCTCTGGACTTGATGAAAGATCCGGTTACATTGTCCACAGGGATCACATATGATCGTGAGAGCATCGAGATGTGGATTGAAGCCGGAAACCGGACTTGCCCCATTACCAACCAGGTGTTGAGGAGTCTGGAGCCGATACCCAATCACACAATTCGGAAGATGATACAGGATTGGTGTGTCGAGAACCGGTCTTTTGGGATTGAGAGGATCCCAACGCCTCGAATTCCTTTGAGTTCTGTCGAGGTTACAGATATGCTTTCCAAGTTTAAGATGGCTTATCGGCGAGAGGATGAAGCTGGGTGCCGGGAGTTGGTGGCAAAGATGAAGTCAAAGGGGAAGGAAAGCGAGCGCAACAAGCGATGCATTGTTATCAATGGGGCTGCTGGTGTTTTATCAGCTGCATTTGAAGCATTCTCGAGTGCCTCTTTCGATAAGTATGTTGCAGTCTTGGAGGATATCTTGGCGGCTCTCACTTGGATGTCTCCTCTTGATGGAGAAGCCAAATCTTACCTTAGCTCAGCCGCGTCTTTGAATTGTTTGGTATGGCTTTTGAAGTCTGGAGATTTGTCAGCAAGAGGAAACGCTGTTTCGACATTGAAAGAGCTACTTTCTTCAGATAAACGAAAGGTGTATGCTTTGTCTGAGATAGAAGGAGCGAAAGAAGCGTTGGTGAAGCTCGTCAAAGAGCCCATTTGCCCTACTGCAACAAAAACTTCATTGGTGGTCATCTTCCATATGGTTTCATCATCTCCTTCAAATGAAGATACCAAAGTAAGGTTTGTCGAGATGGGGTTAGTGGAGCTGCTCCTAGAACTACTGGTGGACTCTGAGAAAAGCGTATGCGAGAAGGCATTGGGTGTTCTTGATGGCATTTGCGGCTGCGAGGAAGGGAGGGAAAAGGCCTACGGCCATGCTCTAACCATGCCTGTTCTGGTTAAGAAGTTATTGCGCGTTTCTGATTTGGCTACCGAGTTCTCAGTTTCCATCCTTTGGAAGCTCAGCAAAAATGAGAAGAGGGAAGATGGAAGCGTCCTTGTTGAAGCTCTTCAAGTGGGTGCTTTTCAGAAGCTCTTGTTGCTCTTACAGGTTGGATGCTCTGACCGAACAAAGGAGAAGGCGACTGAGTTGTTGAAATTGTTGAACATTCATAGGGAGAGGTTGGAGTGCATTGACTCGATGGATTTCAAGGATCTCAAAAGGCCTTTTTGA